CAGTCGCCCGAACTGGGCGCTTTTGCCGCCAACCTCTCCACACCCGCCGTGCTGCTCGATAACGACGCGCTCGTGTTCGTCAACAGCGCGTTTCTCAAACATGCCCACTGGGAGTCGTACGCGGACGAAATTGTTGGCATGCCGTTTAGCAATCTCGTACATCCGCAATCGTTACTCGATCTGACCGCGTTGCTCACGCAATCGCGCGATGGTGAGGAGCGCACCTCGGGTTCTCTGCGGATCGCCTATGGCGACGGCAGTTTTCGCTTGCATCCCGTCACGGCGCTGCGCGCACGCGGTTCGCGGATGACGCTCCTGCAGTTTCCCGCTCCGTATTTGAGCGCGGACGCGCAGCGTAGCGAAGTGCAACTCCTGCACCACTGCCAGGAAGCCGTTCTGCAATTGCCTCAAGCGCTGTTTCGTGTCGACCGCGAGTTGCGTCTGGTCTTTTCTAATCCCGCGTGGCGCAGTCTCGTGCGTGCCGTTGGCAGCGACGCGGAGCTCAAGCTGTTCTCGTCGTATTTTCACCCGGAAGACGCTGAGACATTGAACGCACGCGTGAAAGTATTGCTCGATGGTCACCTGAGCGAACTGGTGACGGAAGCGCGGCTCATCCGCGCTGACAATACGACGGCTCACGTCGAACTGCGCTGCCACGCCGTGACCAATGACGAAGGCATTCTGGTCGGCGCCGTCGGTCTCGCGACGGATATCTCGAACCGGCGGCGCAACGAAGATGCACTGCGCGCAAGCCGGCGCAGCCTGCGCACGCTGCTGTCCAATCTGCGCGCGATGATCTATCGCGGCCAGAACAACCGCGACTGGTCGATGGAGTTCGTCAGTGAAGGGTGCTTTGAACTGACCGGCTATGAGGCGATCGAGCTGATCGACGAAAGCCGGATCACATTCCGCTCGCTGATTCACCCGGACGACCGCGAGTTCGTCTGGAATGAGGTGCGGGCTCGCGTCCTGGCTCGCGAACCGTATGAGCTGACCTACCGGATCGTGGACCGTTCGGGACAGACCAAATGGGTTTGGGATCAGGGCTGCGGTGTCTATTCGGCACGCGACGAACTGATGGGGCTGGAAGGGTTCATTGTCGAAGTCGCGCGCAGGCAGATGGTCGAAGAAAACGCCAACCGGCGCTTGACGTTCGAGCACTCGACGGGGCTCACCAGCGTGTCGATGCTCATCGACCGGATGGAGTTTTCCGCGGCCATTTCGTTGCGAACCACGCTGCCCTGTGCAATTTTCGCGATCAACGTCGGCGAACTCGAACAGGTGGCGACGCGCTTTGGCCAGGACTACGCCGATCGGGTGCTGATCGAATTCGGCAGGCGGCTCGAGGTGACACAAGGGCAACTCAACTGCGCAGCGCTGCTCGACCCGCACGTGTTCGTGGTGCTGGTCGTCGATTTCAGCGCGGACGCGCTCGGCTGGTGCGGCAACGCGCAACCATTGGCGCAGCGCATGACGACCAGCCCGGACGCGGCGCTGGATGAACTCCGGGACAATCTTCGGAGATTGATCGAGGCGCCCGTTCGGGTGGAGGGCCATGAGTTCCGGGTTTCAACGCGTGTGGGCTGCGCATCGATTGGCGACGGCACGATCGACCCGAAGAAAGTGCTTGATCACGTACTGGCCGCTTCAGGCTGGGAAGTCGGTGGCGAGGCGGGCGCAGACAAGTGAGCGCTGCATTCAGAGGTGACTGGCACAGTCCCGCTCGCCCAACAGCGCGAGCACGGGCTCGAGCGAACGGTCCGGCATGCCTTGCGCTTCAAGGCGGGCAAATTCGAGCAACGCGCGTTCATGACTCGCCAGTGCCGTCAATATCGCGGCGTCCTCGTCCGTGCTGTTGCGTTCCATCTCGTCGTAAAGCGTAACGAATCGCCCGATCTCCACGATAAACCACGCGATGAACGCGGGCCACGGCTGCCCGGCGTGTTGCCGGGCAAGCCGGATTCCCTTTTCACGTTGAGCCGCTTCATCGATCCCCGTGATGCCAAGACGGGCGATCAGAGGCGTCATGCGCATGCGCGTCTGATATTCGAGCTGTGCCATGACGGCAAGCTTGCGCTGTCTGTCCGGGGCCACTGCGTCGCGGGCCATCGCGGCGAACCATGCTTCTCCATAGAGTTCGCCTTCGAAGGCCGCCTTGATTCTGGCTATATATTCGGTTCTGTTCACGCACGACCTCACAGGTAGACACCGGACGGGACATCCATTACGCCGGAAACACGGCGAAGTGGTGCGACAGCCAGATCACGAGCACGGCTACGACGAGCGTCAGATAGGGGAGCAAGCCGGCGCGCCGCTTCGTCGCGCCGTCGTCGGACTTCAGTTCCATGTCGTCCAGCATCGCGTCCGGGAAGCGGCCCTTGTCCTGCACATAGTGCCGGAAGATGAAGACGGGGATGATCAGCGCGATTGCCACCAGACCATTACGCAACGTGCCCGGCCCCCAGATATCCGCGCCTGCGCCAATGCACACCAGATCGATGAACCCGCACAGAGCGCCGAGTGCCAGCAGCCAGTTCGGGCATTTGAACGGACGTGCCCAGTTCGGACGGTCGAGCCGGTGAATCCAGCCGGCCTGAAGGTTCAGGAAAACAAACCCGAAGTAGCAGACATTGGACATGGCCAGTACCGCGACATTGTCCGACATCATCAGCAGAATCAGGTTGAAGCACAGGTCGGTCCACATCGCGCGCGTCGGTGCGCCGTGTTCGTTCACGTGCGACAGGTAGCGCGGCAGCCAGCCGTCAACGGATGCCTGATACAGCGTGCGGGAGGAGCCCATCATCGACGTCATCACCGACAGCAACAGCGTGAACACGAGCATGACGACGATCAGGTAGAAGATCGTCGCGCCGCCGCCGATGATTCTCGCCATGGCCGCCGCGACACCCGTGCCGTCATAGATGTCGGGTGCGAGCAGGCCCTTGAGTCCCATGGCGCCCTGGAACGACAGCGGCACGAGGATATACACCGCGAGGCACAGCAAGCCGGAATAGAAGATCGCCTTGAACGTGTCCGTTTTAGGGTTCTTGAATTCACGCGTATAGCAGACGGCCGTTTCGAAACCATAAGTCGACCAGCCCGCGACAAAGAGCCCGCCGATCATCAGCGTTACGCCCGCCGTATTCCATGTTCCCGGCACGACGTTGCCCTTGGCGTCATGCGCAAGCGGCAGCAGCGGAAACCAGTTGCTCATATGCACGCTGCCCGTGATCAACGGCTCGAGGCCAAACACGGTCAACGGAACGAGGGCGGCAATGCCCATGTACTTTTGCAGTTTGGCGGCGCGTTCCGCGCCGTGATGCTGAACGAAGAATGTCAGCAGCAGGAGTGCTGCACCAAGGATGAAAGTCGAGTTGATGCGAAGATTCAGGCCCTCCTTGATGAAGTCGAGCTTCAGCAGGGTATACGACCACGTGTTGATCGCGGCGTCTGCGGGAAAGAGTGTCGAGAGAACATAGCTTGCGCCGAGACCCGTACCGAGTGCGAGCACGGGCGACCACGCAAACCAGTTGCACCACACGGAGACGGGCGCGAGAAACTTCGAATAGCGCACCCATGCAATCGCGCCATAGATTGACGCGCCACCCGATTTATGAGGAAAGAGCCCGGAAATTTCGGCATACGTGAAGCACTGAATGAACCCGATGGTGATGGACGCGATCCAGATGATCCACGCTGGCTGGCCGACGGTCGCGGCAATGGCGCCCAGCGTAAAAAGAACAAAGGCCGGCGAGCCGCTCGCTACCCAGAAGGCGTCCTTCCACGTCAGCGAACGCTTGAGGGTTGACCGCACGCCGTCGTCGGACAGTCCCTCCAGGCGGTGAATTTCTTCGGTTGCACTCAATTTACGTCTCCTTGAGCACAAACCGGACGGTTGTCACGGTAGTGCTCTTTAGTTTTGAAGATTCAGTTTGCGGCGGGCGGCTGGGTGACGGTTATTGTCAACCGGCTTACCCAACTGCCGTGCGCTTTTTCTTGTCGGGGTCGTCGAATGGCAGCGCTGCCGCGCTCGCGTGGGCTTCGAGACTGCCTTTTACCTCGAGCGCAACGCCTTCCCGGGCCTGGGCGACGTTCAGGCGCGCAATGGCGAGTGAACGGCCAGTGAGCCGCGAGTACATGCCGCAGGTGATAACGCCGACCTGTTCGCCGTTGTGCCACAGCGTGTCGCCAGCAGCCGCAGGGCGCGAGGCGGCGATATCGACGCCATAGATCCGGAAGCGCTCTTTTCCGGCGAGCCGGAAATGTTCTCGTGCACCACAGAATTCGGTCTTGCCAGGCGAAACAGTAAAGTCGAGACCCAGCTCCCACAAGGTATCGCCCGCTTTTTCGTCCGCGAATGGGTACATCTCGGAGTTATCGTAGGGGAAGAAGAGCAGGTAACTCTCGACGCGCAACCAGTCCAACGCAAGGAACGCACACGGAACGATGCCGAATCCAGCGCCCTTTTGCAGGATGGTGTCCCAGATCAGCGGGGCGTCGGCGGCCTTGCAGAAGATTTCGTAGCCGCGCTCGCCCGTATAGCCGGTGCGCGAGATCATCACGGGCCGGCCAAAAAGACGTGTTTGCACATGATGAAAGTACGGCAGATCGCGTATGCCGGGCACATGTTCCGCAAGAAACTCAACGGCACGCGGTCCTTGCAACGACAGGTCATGCAGGTCATCGTCGAACAGCACAGCGACCTGACGGCCTTGCGCGGAACGCACCAGGCGTTCGTAGCCTGTACCCGCGCCATGCACGACCATGAACGCGTTGGGACCCGTGCGGTACACGATGCAGTCGTCGACGAACTTGCCCTCCTCGTTGAGGATGGCGGCGTAGGCGGACTTGCCTGGGTAGAGCTTGCCGATGTCGCGTGTCGTCGCCCAATCGAGCAGGGACTCGGCATGAGGGCCCACGTAGTGCACCTTCTTCAGGCCGGAGACATCCATCAGTCCCGCTCTGGTGCGGATAGCTTCGTGATGGTCGGCGAGATCCGTGGAGTAGGTCCACGCGGTGCCCATGCCGTTCCAGTCCTCCAGCTGAGAGCCCAACGCGCGATGACGGTCCGCGAGTGCTGAGATGCGCCATGAATTTGCCATATGACACTCCGTGAAATGGACGGTATGAATTGGAGGGGAGTGCGCATCGTGGGAATTCGCGAACAGGACGAATTGAAGCTACGCAGCATTGTCTCCGTAGGTAAGATCGTTTCCGATCTGGGACAAATGCTCAATCCTGTCGACGGGGTATAACCGGTGAGGTAGGGCTGTCGTGAAGGGAGTACATTTACCCCTCACGAAGCAATTGGATTCAGGCGGAGAGCGAGGTAGACGTGATGCAGGCGATCAGGCAACAGCACGATTTCGAAACATCTCCCACCGAAATCTCGCGATGAAATACGCGTCCATCACCGCGATGGCGTAGACAAAAAGCCCGCCGGCATGCCGTCCAGCAAAGGACCGTTCGGGCGCGGCGAGCTGCATCGTGACAAACCCTAACGACAGCATGAAGAACATCATGATCAGCGCGCGCGTCGGCATCCGGTTGATCACCTGGCCCGCGCCGGGCAATAGGACTGCCGCCACCAGCACGAGATAAGGGTGCAGCGGCCGTCTGCTGCGTGTGGCCTCACGCTTTCCCATGGACACCTCCCTTCATCACATCGGTACACACATGCATGGCCTGATCCAGCAGCGACTTGACGAGCGCTGCGGGGAGCCGTGCCTCGCGAAACACGGCCCGGCGTAACACCAGATAATCGCCGCGCTCAGCAGCGTGCGCCTGATAGACCATCCTCACGCCTTGGCGCGTGACGAGCATCTCCTTCGCGCGCGGGTCGGTAAAGAACCGCTTCACGTGAGGATCGAGCACGGCAAGCGGAAGTTCCGTTGCAGGTCTGTCGGCTTTGATCGTCATTTGGCGAGGCCACGCATGCGGCGTCATGATCCGAACAGGCAAACCGTCGGCGGGTGAATAGAATTCCGTGTTCTGCGCGCGCACGAGCAGATCGACGGCACCCGTCATTGGCAGTTTGCGTTTCACCGTGACGAGCAGCCAGAGCGACGGCACCTTGCGAAAGGCGACGTCGTCGACGAGCGGCTCGATGTGCACTTCATGCCCGCCATAGCGCCCGGCAAGCGCAGGCCAGGCGACGGCGTCCTGCGTCAGCCGATGCTGCTCGAAGAGCGCGAGGCACGCATCGAACAGCTTGCCGCGCTCCGCTCGCAGTGCGTTGCGATCGCGCCAGTGCATCAGGCCAAGCGTGGCGAGAAATAGAACGGCCAGTGCGATGCCCATCAATTGCATGTCGAAGCGCTCCATGTTGGCGCGGGCCGCATCAATAATTCTTCGGACGTGGCCAGTCCATCGTGAACTGATCGCCGCGCTTCACGTACTTGTAGCGATGCAGCGCGAACCAGATCGAGGCCGTGATATAGAACGCCATGATCGACAGCAGCGAAGCGCCATAGCCCAGATAAGTCGCGAAGTAAGTGGCGGTGCACAGCACCGCCAGCACGATGGCTGGAATGGGATGAAACGGATGGATGTAGCCGCGATTGATGCTGCCAAGCGGCCACTGCCGGCGGAACTTGACGATATTGATCGACATGAACGTGTAACCGAGCAGGCCGGAGAGAATCGAGAACGTGATCACCTGGTCGAGCAGGCCCGTGAACGCGAACGAAATGGCGATTGGCACGAGAAAGATGATCGCGCGATAAGGCGTGCGATAGCGCGGGTGCACGGCGCCAAACCACATCGGCATATAGCGGTCGCGCGACATCGAGAACCACGCTCGCGACGCGTCGTTGATGCAGCCGTTAGCGGAGGCGACGGCCGAGAACAGGGTGCCCACGAACAGCAGCGTCTGCAAGGACTTGCTGCCCGACAGACGCGCGGCGTCGTAGAGCGGAGTCACCGCCTGGCCCAGGTACTCCCACGGCATGAGTCCTGTGGCGACATACCAGGTCATGGCTGCCGCGATGAGCAGCGTAATCATGCCGCACATGGTCCCAAGCGGAATCGATCGGCCCGCCGAGCGAACCTCCTCCGCCGCCTGACAGGTGCCTTCGATACCCAGGTAATACCACATGCCGAACTGCAAGGCGGCGACGACGCCGAGCCATCCATAGGGCAACTGCGTGAGCAGTTCGTGATGAATCAGCGTTTGCCCCGGATGCCAGGGCGCGACACCCAGGAACAGCACAACGATCGCGATGAATGCGACGGCCGTGATCACGAAGTTGACCGTGAGCGTCACGAACACGCCGCGATAGTTGAGGAGCGCGAGAAACGCGATCGTCACGAGCGTGAACGGCCGCGAGTCGAAGTTCGCGTAGCCTGAGTCGGCAGCCACGGCCTTGATCAGATCGCCGACCACGAGCGCATCCGCGGCCTCGAGCATCGTGTACGCCATCACGAGATAGAGCCCCACGTTGAACGCCATGAGCGGCCCGATGATGTGCTTTGCCTGCGTGTACTGTCCGCCCGCCGCAGCGACGGTGGACGTCACTTCCGAGTCGATCATGGCCACGCACGTATAGAGCAGGCCGATGATCCAGCACGCGATCAGTGATCCATATGCGCCGCCTTTGGCGACG
The Paraburkholderia hospita DNA segment above includes these coding regions:
- a CDS encoding sensor domain-containing diguanylate cyclase, with the translated sequence MSVYLFATVLLAAVAALVIPRLGYSPGSSDLLYVSIGLAGGLAAFLLFMAYGARRTAPRAARARQSPELGAFAANLSTPAVLLDNDALVFVNSAFLKHAHWESYADEIVGMPFSNLVHPQSLLDLTALLTQSRDGEERTSGSLRIAYGDGSFRLHPVTALRARGSRMTLLQFPAPYLSADAQRSEVQLLHHCQEAVLQLPQALFRVDRELRLVFSNPAWRSLVRAVGSDAELKLFSSYFHPEDAETLNARVKVLLDGHLSELVTEARLIRADNTTAHVELRCHAVTNDEGILVGAVGLATDISNRRRNEDALRASRRSLRTLLSNLRAMIYRGQNNRDWSMEFVSEGCFELTGYEAIELIDESRITFRSLIHPDDREFVWNEVRARVLAREPYELTYRIVDRSGQTKWVWDQGCGVYSARDELMGLEGFIVEVARRQMVEENANRRLTFEHSTGLTSVSMLIDRMEFSAAISLRTTLPCAIFAINVGELEQVATRFGQDYADRVLIEFGRRLEVTQGQLNCAALLDPHVFVVLVVDFSADALGWCGNAQPLAQRMTTSPDAALDELRDNLRRLIEAPVRVEGHEFRVSTRVGCASIGDGTIDPKKVLDHVLAASGWEVGGEAGADK
- a CDS encoding APC family permease, translating into MSATEEIHRLEGLSDDGVRSTLKRSLTWKDAFWVASGSPAFVLFTLGAIAATVGQPAWIIWIASITIGFIQCFTYAEISGLFPHKSGGASIYGAIAWVRYSKFLAPVSVWCNWFAWSPVLALGTGLGASYVLSTLFPADAAINTWSYTLLKLDFIKEGLNLRINSTFILGAALLLLTFFVQHHGAERAAKLQKYMGIAALVPLTVFGLEPLITGSVHMSNWFPLLPLAHDAKGNVVPGTWNTAGVTLMIGGLFVAGWSTYGFETAVCYTREFKNPKTDTFKAIFYSGLLCLAVYILVPLSFQGAMGLKGLLAPDIYDGTGVAAAMARIIGGGATIFYLIVVMLVFTLLLSVMTSMMGSSRTLYQASVDGWLPRYLSHVNEHGAPTRAMWTDLCFNLILLMMSDNVAVLAMSNVCYFGFVFLNLQAGWIHRLDRPNWARPFKCPNWLLALGALCGFIDLVCIGAGADIWGPGTLRNGLVAIALIIPVFIFRHYVQDKGRFPDAMLDDMELKSDDGATKRRAGLLPYLTLVVAVLVIWLSHHFAVFPA
- a CDS encoding aminomethyltransferase family protein, with protein sequence MANSWRISALADRHRALGSQLEDWNGMGTAWTYSTDLADHHEAIRTRAGLMDVSGLKKVHYVGPHAESLLDWATTRDIGKLYPGKSAYAAILNEEGKFVDDCIVYRTGPNAFMVVHGAGTGYERLVRSAQGRQVAVLFDDDLHDLSLQGPRAVEFLAEHVPGIRDLPYFHHVQTRLFGRPVMISRTGYTGERGYEIFCKAADAPLIWDTILQKGAGFGIVPCAFLALDWLRVESYLLFFPYDNSEMYPFADEKAGDTLWELGLDFTVSPGKTEFCGAREHFRLAGKERFRIYGVDIAASRPAAAGDTLWHNGEQVGVITCGMYSRLTGRSLAIARLNVAQAREGVALEVKGSLEAHASAAALPFDDPDKKKRTAVG
- a CDS encoding APC family permease — its product is MSDATAGQTGERIALLKVLGPIHVWALGVGIVLVGEFMGWNFSVAKGGAYGSLIACWIIGLLYTCVAMIDSEVTSTVAAAGGQYTQAKHIIGPLMAFNVGLYLVMAYTMLEAADALVVGDLIKAVAADSGYANFDSRPFTLVTIAFLALLNYRGVFVTLTVNFVITAVAFIAIVVLFLGVAPWHPGQTLIHHELLTQLPYGWLGVVAALQFGMWYYLGIEGTCQAAEEVRSAGRSIPLGTMCGMITLLIAAAMTWYVATGLMPWEYLGQAVTPLYDAARLSGSKSLQTLLFVGTLFSAVASANGCINDASRAWFSMSRDRYMPMWFGAVHPRYRTPYRAIIFLVPIAISFAFTGLLDQVITFSILSGLLGYTFMSINIVKFRRQWPLGSINRGYIHPFHPIPAIVLAVLCTATYFATYLGYGASLLSIMAFYITASIWFALHRYKYVKRGDQFTMDWPRPKNY